The Amycolatopsis mongoliensis genome includes a window with the following:
- a CDS encoding type I polyketide synthase, protein MLHKENDEAVAALTGVAQLHVSGVDVDWAAIYEPTGARPVALPTYPFQRQRYWLESTTGAVSQEDHPLLGSALELAGADGLLFTGRLSVGTHPWLADHVVGGAILFPGTGFVEMAIRSGDEAGCPRLDELTLEYPLVVPERTGVRVQFALDAPGADGTRAFSVHSRPEGSTAAWTRHATGKLAKAGRKADFDLTAWPPAGAEQVRLEGTYEELAADGLAYGPAFRGLAAAWKRDGEAFAEIRLPASVSDVDRYGVHPAVLDAALHTIGVSGAAGDEPALPFAWEGVRLHAVGATTLRVHVRPVGSGAVALDVADGAGAPVASVESLLLRPMSAVPQATPAGGGDSLFRVTWERTDLDAVAEVLDWSVLGPDPFGLTEALGAKAVPASEATGLAVLPVGGEDVHAELHRVLGELQTWLAGAGESLIVVTRGAVAAEEGDIPDPVGAAVAGLVRSAQAEHPGRITLVDLGAGTPAGRTLAAVAASDEPQVALRAGAVLVPRLAKAADAAAAPVWDPEGTVLVTGATGALGTAVARHLVAEHGVRNLLLVSRRGADAPGAAELTALDADVTLAACDVADRDAVAALLAGIPADAPLRAVVHAAGVLDDGILTSLTPERLDTVLRPKADASVVLDELTRDLDLTAFVLFSSAAGVLGAPGQGSYAAANAFLDALAVRRRAEGLAGTSLAWGLWAGGMGEALEDADAHRIGETGITALSTEDGLRLLDSAAGGTDALLVPIALDTRVLASSGDDDLPAVLRGLAGTPGRRAAQEAAEDTESLAKKLAGLPVAKRVPTVLTLVRTHAATLLGHAGPEAVEPDRSFNEVGFDSLSATGFRNKLSLVTGLKLPVSLIFDYPTPRILAEHLVGELAPAEAEVPEQAVTEQGVRDALAGIPLEKLRAAGLLDGLLELAGVRLPEEAAEPEAVEEATIDDLDTDALISMAIGGGDDD, encoded by the coding sequence ATGCTGCACAAGGAGAACGACGAAGCCGTGGCTGCGCTGACCGGCGTCGCGCAGCTGCACGTCAGCGGCGTCGACGTCGACTGGGCCGCGATCTACGAACCCACCGGCGCCCGGCCGGTCGCGCTGCCGACCTACCCGTTCCAGCGGCAGCGCTACTGGCTGGAGAGCACCACCGGTGCGGTGAGCCAGGAGGACCACCCGCTGCTCGGGTCGGCCCTGGAACTGGCCGGCGCCGACGGGCTGCTGTTCACCGGACGGCTGTCCGTGGGCACCCACCCGTGGCTGGCCGACCACGTCGTCGGCGGCGCGATCCTGTTCCCCGGCACCGGGTTCGTCGAGATGGCGATCCGGTCGGGCGACGAGGCCGGTTGCCCGCGGCTCGACGAGCTGACCCTGGAGTACCCGCTGGTCGTGCCGGAGCGGACGGGCGTCCGCGTCCAGTTCGCCCTCGACGCGCCGGGCGCCGACGGCACCCGGGCGTTCAGCGTCCACTCGCGGCCCGAGGGATCGACGGCCGCCTGGACGCGCCACGCGACCGGCAAGCTCGCCAAGGCCGGTCGGAAGGCGGACTTCGACCTGACGGCCTGGCCGCCCGCCGGCGCCGAGCAGGTGCGCCTGGAGGGCACCTACGAGGAGCTGGCCGCCGACGGCCTGGCGTACGGCCCCGCGTTCCGCGGGCTCGCCGCGGCCTGGAAGCGCGACGGCGAGGCGTTCGCCGAGATCCGGCTGCCGGCCTCGGTGTCCGATGTGGACCGTTACGGCGTCCACCCGGCCGTGCTCGACGCCGCGCTGCACACGATCGGCGTCTCCGGCGCGGCGGGCGACGAGCCGGCGCTGCCGTTCGCGTGGGAAGGCGTGCGGCTGCACGCCGTCGGCGCGACGACGCTGCGGGTCCACGTCCGCCCGGTCGGCTCCGGTGCGGTCGCGCTGGACGTCGCCGACGGGGCCGGGGCCCCGGTCGCGTCGGTGGAGTCCCTGCTGCTGCGCCCGATGTCCGCCGTGCCGCAGGCCACGCCGGCCGGTGGGGGCGACTCGCTGTTCCGGGTCACGTGGGAGCGGACCGACCTCGACGCCGTCGCCGAAGTCCTCGACTGGTCCGTGCTGGGGCCCGACCCGTTCGGTCTCACCGAAGCCCTGGGAGCCAAGGCGGTCCCGGCTTCGGAGGCGACCGGCCTGGCCGTGCTCCCGGTGGGCGGCGAAGACGTCCACGCCGAGCTGCACCGCGTGCTCGGCGAGCTGCAGACCTGGCTCGCCGGCGCCGGGGAGTCGCTGATCGTGGTGACCCGCGGTGCGGTGGCCGCCGAGGAAGGGGACATCCCCGACCCCGTCGGCGCCGCGGTGGCGGGTCTGGTGCGCTCGGCGCAGGCCGAGCACCCGGGCCGGATCACCCTCGTCGACCTCGGCGCGGGCACCCCGGCAGGCCGGACGCTCGCCGCGGTGGCGGCCTCCGACGAGCCGCAGGTGGCGCTGCGGGCGGGCGCGGTGCTGGTGCCGCGGCTGGCCAAGGCGGCCGACGCGGCGGCCGCACCGGTCTGGGACCCCGAAGGCACGGTGCTCGTCACCGGCGCCACCGGCGCGCTCGGCACGGCCGTGGCCCGGCACCTGGTGGCCGAGCACGGCGTGCGGAACCTGCTGCTGGTCAGCCGGCGCGGCGCCGACGCCCCCGGCGCGGCCGAACTGACCGCGCTGGACGCCGACGTCACCCTGGCCGCGTGCGACGTGGCCGACCGCGACGCCGTGGCCGCGCTGCTGGCCGGGATCCCGGCCGACGCGCCGCTGCGCGCGGTGGTGCACGCCGCCGGTGTCCTCGACGACGGCATCCTGACGTCGCTGACCCCGGAGCGGCTCGACACCGTGCTGCGGCCCAAGGCCGACGCGTCAGTGGTCCTCGACGAACTCACGCGGGACTTGGACCTCACCGCGTTCGTGCTGTTCTCCTCGGCCGCCGGTGTCCTCGGCGCCCCCGGCCAGGGCAGCTACGCCGCGGCCAACGCGTTCCTGGACGCCCTCGCCGTCCGGCGCCGGGCCGAAGGCCTCGCCGGCACCTCGCTCGCGTGGGGCCTGTGGGCCGGTGGCATGGGTGAGGCTTTGGAAGACGCGGACGCGCACCGCATCGGCGAGACCGGCATCACCGCACTGTCCACTGAGGACGGACTGCGGCTGCTGGACTCGGCGGCCGGTGGCACCGACGCGCTCCTGGTGCCGATCGCGCTGGACACCCGGGTGCTGGCCTCGTCGGGCGACGACGACCTGCCCGCCGTGCTGCGCGGGCTGGCGGGCACGCCCGGCCGCCGGGCGGCGCAGGAAGCGGCCGAGGACACCGAGTCCCTGGCGAAGAAGCTGGCCGGGCTGCCGGTGGCCAAGCGCGTCCCGACCGTGCTGACCCTGGTGCGCACCCACGCGGCGACGCTGCTGGGTCACGCCGGGCCGGAGGCGGTGGAACCGGACCGCTCGTTCAACGAGGTCGGCTTCGACTCGTTGTCCGCCACCGGGTTCCGCAACAAGCTCAGCCTCGTCACCGGCCTGAAGCTGCCGGTGAGCTTGATCTTCGACTACCCGACCCCGCGGATCCTCGCCGAGCACCTGGTCGGCGAACTGGCGCCGGCCGAGGCCGAGGTGCCCGAGCAAGCCGTGACCGAGCAAGGGGTGCGCGACGCGCTGGCGGGCATCCCGCTCGAGAAGCTGCGCGCCGCCGGGCTCCTGGACGGGCTGCTGGAGCTGGCGGGCGTGCGCCTGCCGGAGGAGGCCGCCGAGCCCGAAGCCGTCGAAGAGGCCACGATCGACGACCTCGACACCGACGCGCTGATCAGCATGGCGATCGGCGGTGGGGACGACGACTAG
- a CDS encoding ABC transporter permease: MTQTLSREAEGTQLPDTPSRSSLALALSDCRVLIGRNVKHITRNSEMLIQAVSLPIVLLLLFRFMFGGAISVPGMAYIDYLVPGLLAISIAFNSTTTVVGVAADLTQGLVERFRSMPMAGPAVLVGHVVSGVLRSLLSFAVMVVVGLAVGFRPAAGVLGWLGAIGLLVLFATGVFWLATLLGSIAKTVEGAGGLGMILVFVPYATSALVPTASMPSALRVVVDNQPVTVLIDAVRGLMNGTDLGSTGWPAVAWWLVITTGAAYLAIRKFHQRSRG; encoded by the coding sequence ATGACCCAGACCTTGTCCAGGGAAGCCGAGGGGACGCAGCTCCCCGACACCCCGAGCCGGTCCTCGCTCGCGTTGGCGCTGTCCGACTGCCGGGTGCTGATCGGCCGCAACGTCAAGCACATCACGCGCAACTCGGAGATGCTGATCCAGGCGGTCTCGCTGCCGATCGTGCTCCTGCTGCTGTTCCGCTTCATGTTCGGTGGCGCGATCTCCGTGCCCGGAATGGCCTACATCGACTACCTGGTGCCGGGCCTGCTGGCCATCAGCATCGCCTTCAACTCGACGACCACGGTGGTCGGCGTGGCCGCGGACCTCACGCAGGGCCTGGTCGAGCGGTTCCGGTCGATGCCCATGGCGGGCCCGGCCGTGCTCGTCGGCCACGTCGTCTCCGGCGTGCTGCGCAGCCTGCTCTCGTTCGCGGTGATGGTGGTGGTCGGCCTGGCCGTCGGGTTCCGCCCCGCGGCGGGGGTGCTCGGCTGGCTCGGGGCCATCGGCCTGCTGGTGCTGTTCGCGACCGGCGTGTTCTGGCTCGCGACGCTCCTGGGGTCGATCGCCAAGACCGTCGAGGGCGCCGGCGGGCTCGGCATGATCCTCGTCTTCGTGCCCTACGCCACCAGTGCGCTGGTGCCCACGGCGTCGATGCCGTCGGCGCTGCGGGTGGTCGTCGACAACCAGCCGGTGACCGTGCTGATCGACGCCGTCCGCGGGCTGATGAACGGCACGGACCTCGGCTCGACCGGCTGGCCGGCGGTGGCCTGGTGGCTCGTCATCACCACCGGGGCCGCGTACCTCGCGATCCGGAAGTTCCACCAGCGCTCGCGCGGCTGA
- a CDS encoding ScbA/BarX family gamma-butyrolactone biosynthesis protein has product MVGTILQESAREIPETKIIGGSAVRAVDFQQTIPRSLVHRAAVSEVFVTDLNILGEGRFEVGAQWPRRHSFFGPRTPVFHDPMLYAETVRQAALLIAHRAYGVPLSHSFLSDHKEYSVDETGLATLGRPVDVVLRVSAHEVEYRGKNVGGMRLDFECFRDGRRIGTASERWRSVSSAVYRRVRGDHFAATPFQAAVLGGVAPASVGRDRAEDVLLAATPTEGTWALRFDPDHAVLFDHAVDHVPGMLLVEGARQAALLAIGDPYALPARGAFRFDSYVEFDSECLLVVEADKAGPDRTRTVRVEVRQKGATAASGTLGMRLS; this is encoded by the coding sequence ATGGTCGGCACCATCCTTCAGGAATCTGCGCGCGAAATACCGGAAACCAAGATCATCGGCGGGTCCGCGGTGCGGGCGGTCGACTTCCAGCAGACGATCCCGCGGAGCCTCGTGCACCGCGCCGCCGTCTCGGAGGTCTTCGTCACCGATCTGAACATCCTCGGCGAAGGCCGGTTCGAGGTCGGCGCGCAGTGGCCGCGCCGGCACAGCTTCTTCGGGCCGCGGACGCCGGTGTTCCACGACCCGATGCTGTACGCGGAGACGGTCCGCCAGGCGGCGCTGCTGATCGCGCACCGGGCGTACGGCGTACCGCTCAGCCACAGCTTCCTTTCCGACCACAAGGAGTACTCGGTCGACGAGACCGGGCTGGCCACGCTGGGCCGTCCGGTCGACGTGGTGCTGCGGGTCAGCGCCCACGAGGTCGAGTACCGCGGCAAGAACGTCGGCGGCATGCGGCTGGACTTCGAGTGCTTCCGCGACGGCCGCCGGATCGGGACCGCGTCGGAGCGCTGGCGCAGCGTGTCCTCGGCGGTCTACCGCCGGGTGCGGGGCGACCACTTCGCGGCGACACCGTTCCAGGCGGCGGTCCTGGGCGGCGTCGCGCCGGCCTCGGTCGGCCGGGACCGCGCGGAGGACGTGCTGCTGGCGGCGACCCCGACGGAGGGGACGTGGGCGCTGCGGTTCGACCCGGACCACGCGGTGCTCTTCGACCACGCGGTCGACCACGTGCCGGGCATGCTGCTCGTCGAAGGCGCGCGGCAGGCGGCCCTGCTGGCGATCGGCGACCCGTACGCCCTCCCGGCGCGCGGGGCCTTCCGGTTCGACAGCTACGTCGAGTTCGACTCCGAGTGCCTGCTGGTGGTCGAAGCGGACAAGGCGGGGCCGGACCGCACGCGCACCGTCCGGGTCGAGGTCCGCCAGAAGGGCGCCACGGCCGCGAGCGGCACGCTGGGGATGCGCTTGTCGTGA
- a CDS encoding M15 family metallopeptidase yields the protein MSYRRSAGAVPYPVRVFDDDTPAVANLDPALLGALRRAAADAAADGVEFVVNGGWRSPEYQAHLFAAAVLKYGSEEAAARWVATPGTSAHVSGNAVDIGPAEARAWLSEHGSAYGLCQIYRNEPWHYELRPEAVEHGCPPLYADPTHDPRMRRGRTA from the coding sequence ATGTCCTACCGCAGATCGGCCGGCGCCGTCCCCTACCCGGTGCGGGTCTTCGACGACGACACCCCGGCCGTGGCCAACCTCGATCCCGCTCTGCTCGGTGCCCTGCGCCGGGCCGCCGCGGACGCCGCGGCCGACGGCGTCGAGTTCGTCGTCAACGGCGGCTGGCGCTCGCCCGAGTACCAGGCGCACCTGTTCGCGGCGGCGGTGCTGAAGTACGGCTCGGAGGAGGCGGCCGCCCGGTGGGTGGCCACCCCCGGTACGTCCGCGCACGTGTCGGGGAACGCGGTCGACATCGGACCTGCCGAGGCCAGGGCGTGGCTGTCCGAGCACGGCTCCGCGTACGGGCTCTGCCAGATCTACCGCAACGAACCCTGGCACTACGAACTGCGGCCCGAGGCCGTCGAACACGGCTGTCCACCCCTGTACGCCGACCCCACGCACGATCCTCGGATGCGGCGCGGACGGACGGCGTGA
- a CDS encoding ScbR family autoregulator-binding transcription factor: MARQERAEQTRNAILEAAAARFDAVGFLGASLSDILTEAGVTKGALYFHFKSKEDLADALIDEQFTVSDPLADIENPGLQTVIDLTQGMAASLQSDVRVRASIRLVIEQGSFITPANNAYKRWVDTIHGCLLAAKAAGDLRKEVNAHDLAQFVQASFTGIQLSSQVLTGRADLLERITFMWNTILTAVVPPRRLHRFVPEGTLREPATV, from the coding sequence GTGGCTCGCCAGGAACGTGCGGAGCAGACACGGAACGCGATTCTCGAGGCGGCGGCCGCCCGGTTCGACGCGGTCGGCTTCCTCGGTGCGAGCCTCTCGGACATCCTGACCGAAGCGGGTGTCACGAAGGGTGCGCTCTACTTCCACTTCAAGTCGAAGGAAGACCTGGCCGACGCGCTGATCGACGAGCAGTTCACGGTGTCGGACCCCCTCGCGGACATCGAGAACCCGGGGCTGCAGACCGTCATCGACCTCACCCAGGGGATGGCGGCCAGCCTGCAGTCCGACGTCCGGGTGCGGGCCAGCATCCGCCTCGTCATCGAGCAGGGCTCGTTCATCACGCCCGCGAACAACGCCTACAAGCGGTGGGTCGACACGATCCACGGCTGCCTGCTGGCCGCGAAGGCGGCGGGTGACCTGCGCAAGGAGGTCAACGCGCACGACCTCGCGCAGTTCGTCCAGGCGTCGTTCACCGGGATCCAGCTGAGCTCGCAGGTGCTGACCGGGCGCGCTGACCTGCTCGAACGGATCACCTTCATGTGGAACACGATCCTGACCGCCGTGGTGCCGCCGCGCCGGCTGCACCGGTTCGTCCCGGAGGGCACGCTCCGCGAGCCCGCCACGGTCTGA
- a CDS encoding AfsR/SARP family transcriptional regulator — MDYEILGQMKVGGRPGVSAPRARKIETLLAVLLVKRNQVATTEHLIGELWGEHPPARASAALYVYVSQLRKLLRGTGDDGDDSPVVTSPRGYSLHVTDGELDADRFTRLYERGRALYWDRNYKEAAAVLREAANLWRGEAFGGFTDSPDVQAYAALLEETRLECLELLMETELLIGRHREVVGQLSALAKEHTLRETFYEYLMTALLRSNRRAEALETFASARHHLVQQLGIEPGSSLRKLHHSILVGEMSDAV, encoded by the coding sequence ATGGACTACGAGATACTGGGGCAGATGAAAGTCGGCGGGCGGCCCGGCGTCAGCGCCCCGCGGGCACGCAAGATCGAGACGCTGCTCGCCGTGCTGCTGGTCAAGCGCAACCAGGTGGCGACCACCGAGCACCTGATCGGCGAGCTCTGGGGCGAGCACCCGCCGGCACGGGCGAGCGCCGCCCTGTACGTCTACGTCTCACAGCTGCGGAAGCTGCTGCGCGGCACGGGGGACGACGGGGACGACAGCCCGGTCGTGACGAGCCCGCGAGGCTATTCGCTGCACGTCACCGACGGCGAGCTCGACGCCGACCGCTTCACCCGCCTCTACGAGCGCGGCCGGGCCCTGTACTGGGACCGCAACTACAAGGAGGCCGCGGCCGTCCTGCGCGAAGCCGCGAACCTGTGGCGCGGTGAGGCGTTCGGCGGCTTCACCGACTCCCCCGACGTCCAGGCCTATGCCGCTCTACTGGAGGAGACCCGGCTGGAGTGCCTGGAACTGCTGATGGAGACGGAGCTGCTGATCGGCCGGCACCGTGAGGTCGTCGGCCAGCTTTCCGCGCTGGCGAAGGAACACACGCTGCGCGAGACGTTCTACGAGTACCTGATGACCGCCCTGCTGCGGTCGAACCGCCGGGCCGAAGCACTGGAGACCTTCGCCTCCGCCCGACACCACCTCGTCCAGCAGCTGGGCATCGAGCCCGGCAGCTCACTGCGGAAGCTGCACCACAGCATCCTCGTCGGCGAGATGTCCGACGCGGTCTGA
- a CDS encoding ScbR family autoregulator-binding transcription factor: MTKQARSEQTRRLLLEAAAELLHRDGYAATSMVGIAQAAGVTKGGLYFHFSSKDEICDEVQIAATGVLRAHVGRQLTVPRPALRRLAELSRALMHWLDTDPKVGASFRMAREMGSVDERFVVFSRTWLAQVHEYVADAIDGGELGTGVPLETAELLVVVTCVGLESVVSSRIVEPDGDLAVTLGKLWRLIELAERSPRPTAGAGA, encoded by the coding sequence GTGACCAAGCAGGCACGCTCGGAACAGACGCGGCGCCTGTTGCTGGAGGCCGCGGCCGAGCTGCTGCACCGGGACGGCTACGCGGCCACCAGCATGGTGGGCATCGCGCAGGCGGCGGGCGTCACCAAGGGGGGCCTGTACTTCCACTTCTCCTCCAAGGACGAGATCTGCGACGAGGTGCAGATCGCCGCGACGGGCGTGCTGCGCGCGCACGTGGGCCGTCAGCTCACGGTGCCCCGGCCGGCCCTGCGGCGCCTCGCCGAGCTCAGTCGCGCCCTCATGCACTGGCTCGACACGGACCCGAAGGTCGGCGCGAGCTTCCGCATGGCTCGCGAGATGGGGTCCGTGGACGAGCGGTTCGTCGTGTTCTCCCGTACCTGGCTGGCTCAGGTCCACGAGTACGTCGCCGACGCCATCGACGGTGGCGAGCTCGGCACCGGCGTGCCGCTCGAGACAGCGGAGTTGCTGGTGGTGGTCACCTGCGTCGGTCTCGAATCCGTGGTGTCCAGCCGGATCGTCGAGCCGGACGGCGACCTCGCCGTGACGCTGGGCAAGCTGTGGCGCCTCATCGAGCTGGCGGAGCGGTCACCGAGGCCGACGGCGGGCGCGGGAGCCTGA
- a CDS encoding NAD-dependent epimerase/dehydratase family protein: MTAAGPDVLVTGATGFVGTAVLRELVGRGMGPRVRVLVRRPVPGWMTDAGVTTWSGDLTDAPGLAGLCTGITTLVHLASQVGGDPAVCTAVNEAGTAKLLAEARRAGTAGVLYLSTCAVYRDGVHRGAMVPGPKGDRGLPAGGNWPGVEGPRGGAGSVADPGPSTGRARPAAGHPSGSGAVAVQEPPTGRGRLRGESGSGLVTDPASPTSRSRLAGERLVLAAGGTVLRPHLVHGTGDRHLVPALVRWIRAVPAWAADGAARTSLVAVADLAAAIAVLAMNPGLGGAGEVLHVADPRPVRMRRLVTAVCELLDLPVPVAELSLAEHRARTRAALPSLTDHQYSLLTRDHWYESDRIWELTGVSPGPGFGPSLAGAAAWYRESLGIRRP, translated from the coding sequence GTGACGGCCGCCGGGCCGGACGTCCTGGTCACCGGCGCCACCGGCTTCGTCGGCACGGCGGTGCTGCGCGAACTGGTCGGGCGAGGCATGGGCCCCCGGGTCCGCGTCCTCGTCCGGCGGCCGGTGCCGGGGTGGATGACTGATGCGGGCGTGACGACGTGGTCCGGTGACCTCACCGACGCGCCGGGCCTCGCCGGGCTGTGCACGGGGATCACCACGCTGGTGCACCTGGCGTCCCAGGTGGGCGGGGATCCCGCGGTGTGCACGGCCGTCAACGAGGCCGGCACGGCGAAGCTGCTCGCCGAGGCCCGCCGGGCCGGCACCGCGGGCGTGCTGTACCTCAGCACGTGCGCGGTGTACCGCGACGGGGTGCACCGGGGCGCGATGGTGCCGGGGCCGAAGGGAGATCGGGGGTTACCGGCCGGCGGGAACTGGCCGGGGGTCGAAGGTCCGCGCGGCGGGGCCGGGTCGGTGGCGGATCCGGGGCCGTCGACCGGCCGGGCCCGGCCGGCGGCCGGGCACCCGAGTGGGTCCGGGGCGGTGGCGGTGCAGGAGCCGCCGACCGGCCGGGGCCGTTTGAGAGGGGAAAGCGGGTCCGGGCTGGTCACGGACCCGGCGTCGCCCACCAGCCGGAGCAGGTTGGCGGGCGAGCGCCTGGTGCTGGCGGCCGGTGGCACCGTGCTGCGGCCGCACCTGGTCCACGGCACCGGCGACCGGCACTTGGTGCCGGCGCTGGTCCGCTGGATCCGGGCGGTCCCGGCGTGGGCGGCGGACGGCGCGGCCCGCACGTCGCTCGTGGCGGTGGCCGATCTGGCGGCGGCGATCGCGGTGCTGGCCATGAACCCCGGACTGGGCGGGGCGGGCGAGGTCCTCCACGTGGCCGACCCCCGCCCGGTCCGGATGCGGCGCCTGGTCACGGCGGTGTGCGAGCTGCTCGACCTGCCGGTGCCGGTGGCGGAGCTGTCGCTGGCCGAGCACCGGGCCCGCACGCGAGCGGCACTCCCGTCGCTGACCGACCACCAGTACTCGCTGCTCACGCGGGATCACTGGTACGAGAGCGACCGCATCTGGGAACTGACCGGCGTGTCCCCGGGCCCGGGCTTCGGCCCGAGCCTGGCGGGGGCGGCGGCCTGGTACCGCGAGTCACTGGGCATCCGCCGGCCCTGA
- a CDS encoding methyltransferase domain-containing protein has translation MPTRIAEKPAAPLDVWSAPLAADPAGAAAFLAEVADRVARRPRVLVPGGGPVAAALAADGYAVIEAGVDSLPGQRFDVVYAGSDVLSRLPVQREQVRMVRRLATLLRPGGGLVVQGFHPDPARWPAHPLVTGHDCARQTLFLADGAPLRYVWPAELDLMAELADLALDSRWGGWYGEPAACGEPVVSLYRS, from the coding sequence ATGCCGACCCGCATCGCCGAGAAACCGGCCGCGCCCCTCGACGTCTGGTCCGCCCCGCTGGCCGCGGATCCGGCCGGCGCGGCGGCGTTCCTCGCCGAGGTGGCCGACCGGGTCGCCCGGCGGCCCCGGGTGCTCGTCCCGGGCGGTGGCCCGGTGGCGGCCGCGCTCGCGGCCGACGGGTACGCCGTCATCGAGGCCGGTGTCGACAGCCTGCCCGGGCAGCGCTTCGACGTCGTCTACGCCGGTTCGGACGTCCTCTCGCGGCTGCCCGTGCAGCGGGAGCAGGTGCGGATGGTCCGCCGGCTCGCGACGCTGCTGCGTCCCGGCGGCGGCCTGGTCGTCCAGGGGTTCCACCCCGACCCGGCCCGCTGGCCGGCGCACCCGCTCGTCACCGGGCACGACTGCGCCCGCCAGACGCTGTTCCTGGCCGACGGCGCCCCGCTGCGCTACGTGTGGCCCGCGGAGCTGGACCTGATGGCCGAGCTCGCCGACCTCGCGCTCGACAGTCGTTGGGGCGGCTGGTACGGCGAGCCCGCCGCGTGCGGCGAACCCGTCGTGTCGCTCTACCGGAGCTGA
- a CDS encoding ATP-binding cassette domain-containing protein: MVTGYAIEARGLRKSYGDVNVLEGVDLSVRRGTMFALLGPNGAGKTTTVRILSTLLDADGGTVTVNGHDLGGPKRKVREQIGLTGQDTAVDELLTGRENLRMMARLFHLGPAEAKTRATELLTQFDLTEAADRQVKTYSGGMRRRLDLAISLITSPPVLFLDEPTTGLDPRSRSAMWDAIRELLDGGTTILLTTQYLEEADQLADRIAVIDKGRVVAEGTAAELKRKVGTERLKLTFATAAEAERAHGVAGGVLIDDTVSVAIDQPGQVRRVLNQVADAGLETTGLELSEPTLDDVFHALTGTAGEK, translated from the coding sequence ATGGTCACCGGCTACGCGATCGAAGCACGGGGGCTGCGCAAGTCCTATGGCGACGTCAACGTCCTGGAAGGCGTCGACCTGAGCGTGCGGCGCGGCACGATGTTCGCGCTGCTGGGCCCGAACGGCGCCGGGAAGACCACGACGGTGCGGATCCTGAGCACCCTGCTGGACGCCGACGGCGGCACCGTGACCGTCAACGGCCACGACCTCGGCGGGCCCAAGCGGAAGGTGCGGGAGCAGATCGGCCTCACCGGCCAGGACACCGCGGTCGACGAGCTGCTCACCGGCCGCGAGAACCTGCGGATGATGGCCCGGCTGTTCCACCTGGGCCCGGCCGAGGCGAAGACCCGCGCCACCGAGCTGCTCACGCAGTTCGACCTGACCGAAGCGGCCGACCGCCAGGTCAAGACCTACTCCGGCGGTATGCGCCGCCGGCTCGACCTGGCGATCAGCCTGATCACCTCGCCGCCGGTGCTGTTCCTCGACGAGCCCACCACCGGCCTCGACCCGCGCAGCCGTTCGGCGATGTGGGACGCGATCCGCGAACTGCTCGACGGCGGCACCACGATCCTGCTCACCACGCAGTACCTGGAGGAGGCCGACCAGCTGGCCGACCGGATCGCGGTGATCGACAAGGGCCGCGTCGTCGCCGAGGGCACGGCGGCCGAGCTGAAGCGCAAGGTCGGCACCGAGCGGCTGAAGCTCACCTTCGCCACCGCCGCCGAGGCGGAGCGCGCGCACGGCGTCGCCGGCGGCGTGCTCATCGACGACACGGTCAGCGTCGCCATCGACCAGCCCGGCCAGGTCCGGCGGGTGCTCAACCAGGTCGCCGACGCCGGCCTCGAGACCACCGGGCTCGAGCTGTCCGAGCCCACCCTGGACGACGTTTTCCACGCCCTGACCGGAACCGCGGGAGAGAAGTGA